Within the Carassius auratus strain Wakin chromosome 18, ASM336829v1, whole genome shotgun sequence genome, the region ttatcaCCCATCCCTTCAAGCATGTTAACAAAGTTGAGTGGAActaaaaagtgtggaagaaaaagatgcaaaatCAATCGAGGGAACCGCAGCCTTATAAAGATTGGTCAAGCAAaatggattcaagaattttagagaacttcacaaggaatggactgaggctggggtcaaggcatcaagagccaccacacacagacgtgtcaagaaaCTTGGCCACAGTTGCTgcattcctcttgttaagccactcctgaatcacagacaacgtcagaggcatcttacctgggccaaggagaagaagaaatggattTTTGCCATTAGTctaaagtccttttttcagatgagagcaagttttgtattttatttggattctggaggaaaggtggagaagctcatagcccaagttgcttgaagtctagTGTtacgtttccacagtctgtgatgatttggggtgcaatgtcatctgctggtgttggtccattgtgttttttgaccAAAGTAACTGcatccatttaccaagaaattttgaaTTTTTCCTGTCcatctttttgaagatgctgatttcattttccagcaggatttggcacctgacacaaactgatcacctccatgccacgccgaattgagacagtaattaaagcaaaaggagcccctaccaagtattgagtacatgtacaataaatgaaaatactttcCACTTTCCAGAAGCCcaaaaattcactaaaaatgtttttttttattttttattggtcttataaagtattctaatttgttgagagtgaattggtggagttttgttaaatgtgagccaaaatcatcataattaaaagaaccaaagacttaatctacttcagtctgtcttcattgaatttatttaatacacaagtttcacaatttgagttgaattactgaaataaatgaacttttccacaacattctaatttgttgagatgcacCTGGAAATGAGTgtgttttctcatttaaaaatctTTCTAAATTATCTTGTAATGTGAGGTGGGCACCACCATGTTTGTTTGCGCTGCAGTTCAgagagtcctgtcagtcggatttacaGCATGTGAATTCATAAATTTCTCCTGAAATACAAGTtataagtggctggtgaactgggagaagAATATACAGTACAAAAAGCTTCAATGGAaggtctgagagctctctgactaaatctaaaatatcttaaactgtgttccaaagataaatggaggttttacgggtttgaaacaacatgagggtaagttattaattacataaatttgctatctgggtgaactaaccctttaatttgatATTATGGGGGACACTGCTGGATTCAATGGTCCAACGGTCCATTGTCCGGTTTGAATAGGTCCAATGATAATAGCTTACTGTACAGCCGCAGCTACACAGAGGTGTTGATGTCGTGTGAAGGCATCTccacaacattatgaaaaataccaCTCTATATGAAGGGTATAACTAGAAAAAGGTAAGATTTGCACgtttcctttttaaaatactttgtctGTGACTTGCCGAGCCAGACAATAGTgtttacactgcaataaatatggaCCTATCTGTTTCCAATAAAAATAGCTAAACTGATGTTCatcagcaaaactgcatacatttaatttgatttgaattgtttaaaacagTCGAAAAACTATCTGGCCAGTGTAAAAGAATGAGATCAGCTCTATTCTAAAATATATCTCAGAACAACttgtttttatgaatgttttcatttatttattataaaacataagaTACTGGATAATATTTAGCATTAAAAATTAATGTGTATGCGACAAATGGCATTCCCCATCTCATATTTCCATAATGTCTCTGTGTTAAATGTCACGTGCATGTGAAAATGCATGGGAATGGTGTGCAGATAAGtttatgcatagtaaaacaagGAGTTGTAAGCTCCAGAGGTGGAGATGCACTTACGCACTTCCcctgactgggatttataaaAGGATTTCTGCGCAGGCTCTGGCAAAAAAATCTATCTTTTGTGTCTAAgtacacttttaggatgaaatctacggagagttttataaatgagaccccagggCCGGCTAAACGAACCGCGCCCGAGCGCGGCCCTGAGcgctcacactagtcaaacgaaccgggCTTTGCGGGGTCAAACGCTCGGGTACGGTTCAGAACGCCTATTGGGAGTACACCTAGTGTGACAAGTTAGTGATTTTAATAAAGTGTAAATATTCCATATAGTCTcgaaaaattaagaataaataaatattaataaatactttagtGTGTGTTTCTTTTGGCATGTCTAAATCAGCGCAGCAGTGATAGAATGTAGCGGCGGCACACATCAAAGAAACAATATATCGATCAATGTATcatgtgtttgattgacagctgcactCACCGGTCTCGGTCGCGTCCTGATGAGTCTTAACACAGTCACAAACATTCCAGAGGACAAGCAAACTCAGGAAAAGACCTCCAGCTAAAGCCTTCAGCTTCATTCTCACCAGACAGACTAATTTAGTCCTGCCTCAAATCTTCAGAGAAAACTTGAAGAAGAAACtgattataaatacattaaaataaaataaaaaatcaatacatGAAGGGAGATCTCGGATGAAGAGCTGGATGGATCCTCTGGTCTGGTCTCGTATGACAGCGACCCTCAGACATGAAACATCTGGATGCGTTTTCGTTTGGCTGGAGGGCTCGTGGCTTTCCTGTCGATTGCAAACAAAACAAGGCAAAGTTTCGTAATTTTCCGTCCTCCGCGAGTGAAACAAACGCTGTAAATGTGACAGTCGGAGGAGACTGCAGCTCTCTCCTGTGATCGGTGTTTCTCTGATCCTCCTTCTCTGCAGCCAATTGAAAAAAACGTTCGAATTTCAGTTCCGGTTTTCAGAAACTTTTAGTGAAGAACACAACCGTTGTCTGAAGGCTACAAACATTATGGAATGCTCAACAGACTTTGTGCATTCCAAAACgattaaatatgaattatgatAATATATGATATCATACAggtattaaaaatgcaaatatatgtgaagtaatatacattttaactaaattaataataatctacCCTTACAGTATTTTCTAGTAGTTTGGTATTTATCATAGTACCATAGTATACAAAAAATGGTATTCACTGGCAAAGgagccaaaaacaaacaaacaaatataaccCTGAAGTGTTATATACCTGAACAATCTTTCTATGCCGTGAAATCTTGATTGTAGGCCATATGAGTTGATCGGTCACTTAAAAGAAATAGTTTCTTCAGGACTTAAAATCTCATCTcccaagatgttaactgatggactgtggattacttgtggaataTTATGATGTTATTATGATGACTCtagttctgatggcacccattcactgcagagcatccattattGAGCAAGTAAtgttttctccaaatctgttcagatgaagaaacaaactcatcttggattttttaccttttttttttttactttcccacCCTCTATTCAGAGGGAAAAATCATTTATAttagtgtttgtgtatgtaaGTATGATTCAGTGTCATAAAGTAGATCATTGGTGTGAAAGACTCAGATGACCTTTGTTTCTGATGTCTTATTGGTTAAAAGGAGGAAACTATTTCAGCCTTCTAATCTCTACCTGCCTTAGTTCCAAGTCAACTctattagtgtttgtgtgtgtgtgtgtgtgtgtgttatgtgtgtgtgtgtgtgtgtgtgtgtgtgtaagtgcttcTCTGTCAGGGTTTATTATAGCATAAGGTATACACTAGGATGAGTGTATACAAAAATAGGTCAGATTAACACAAGACACAGGCTGTTACACTTTACCATCAGCATACTGAAAACATTTGTGTTGCATACAGTACACACTCTAACATAAGTCCCTTAAAAAAAATGTCCTAATGGTTTGGGATTAATATGATAGAAATGttcctcttttattattattattattattttttacaggtATTACCCATATTTTGAATATGCATTTCATTGGGCTTTATGGGTCTTAGGAAATATAGgctaaataaattaaaccaattttcagtaattttagACAATTTCCTTTTATCTAGGTTTTCATTTCTCTTACggttcagaaacattaaaaaaaatgtcttcagaTCTATCTGCTTCAAAGTCTGAAACcactacagaaaaaaacattttcaaatttatttaacattttgtcatgTAAAACCAATTTATtgaaagttaaaacaaaaattatgatgAATTTGGCTTGGGTTGGCTTGGTAGAAATTGtgcagttttaaatatatttacaatagtaaCTTCAATCAATTATAGTCAAACATTTCTGTTAATTTCCAGATTTTGAATCCCAGATTTTGCATTTGTAAAtcactgtatttgtttgattatgcattacagtatatacatattgGTGATGACACAGTTTTCCTTAAAGGTTACTACTGGCCATCTTAGAATACAGTTATCTGATTGGCCAGGAGTGAAGTGATGCTATTGGTTAGACCTGGGATGATGGTTAGACCCAGCAGAGGCATTTGTTTTGACCTCTTAACCTGGCTCTGAGCCAGTGAGTCTGAACACTAAACCTCAGACTAATCCACCGCTCGCAACTCATCCAAACACTGACATGCGGTGGACTCTCACATATAAGTCACACACATACTCTGTACTCGAACTCTCTTTTACACtgtcacatccaaaataaagcaTTCTGTGGATGGTAATAATGTAGCTTTGGAGAGAAAATCTGGACACCTGGACCTGAAGAACAGTTAGATGGGACAGGTAGGATGACATGCTTTCTTGTCTTTGTCTCAAATGCAATAGTAGCATAATCAAAATGATTAGAGAATAAAGCATGACCAGGATTTGTGAGCTCAAATGGTCCTGAAATCTATTTTTGGCTTGTCTTAACTTCGGTGTAAGAGAGAGTGAAATGCTCCAAATGACTTGTGTAATAGTCTTGTATAACTGGTGGCAAACATAACTTTATAAAGATCTGTGTTCATGTTCACACATCTTAGCACGAGTGTTTGTCTTCACATTGACACAATGGTGGAAACATAAAAGTTTTATAGAATTATGTGCTTATTTTTCAGATTCTTTCAGTCTTTAATCCAGTTTTAATCCTCTTCTGTTACTTAAAACAAGTCATGTGGGATCCAGAATATTCCAGTTATCAGCCAAATGTTGAAAAATAAGGATATAAGACGATTTGTATTGATTTAGTTTGATAGAGCTAAATGAATACTCCagataatgtgaaatattagcaaatgtttaatattttataaatacaattctAACAATAATTCaacattaaaaagtaatgaaaaGTGCATGTGGTGCACAGTACTATCTTTGTATatttgagatactattatattttttattaatattttgagttcaaatttgcaatttcaattttagttaaagttttagtacttttgatgattatttttgttatttcgtCTACATGTCtacatatttcttatttatttttatttcaatttaattattttagtacatcacatttaactaaaaaaaaataaggacATTTTGACATTCCGACATTTTTTGGAGATTTGTTCtatattttgtttcagttaacatgtatttttatttaaaactaaataagcaCAGTTTTAGTTAGCTATATTAGCTCTGTGTAACTaagagtgtgtgtttgggtgtttgCACATAAGAAGGCTTATCTGTCTCCTGAGAACTTCCTTACAAGATTTATGGGTCTTAAAGGAGCAGAGCGGTTtgctaaaaaacatttaaaggtcATGTCACTCTGGATCTTCTAAACATAAATGGAATAGTATATTTCCAGGATGCATTTAGGTCTATTTAAGCCAGTTCCTACTCTTGAGCTAAATCAGCCAATTCACAATACAGTACAGTAATGCAATATGTTGTTTTTAACATACCTGTTTTTTATCCTGTCAGTGAGAGATGGTTTTGAGGTTGATCTTCAGTGAACAGCCACTTTGGAAGATTCTTATATTCTGCCAGCTATACTCTGCGGTCAGCCGGCATTCTGTAATTggtataaacacaaacacagagacagaccacacacagaaaacaaacacacactcacatatacacacatttgaCATGCATGCGTCCATACAACTTCAATTGACCTCCCACAGCTACGTACCGAGCACAACAGGCGAATACAGTTCTGAAAGAATTTTCTTCTGTTTGAGCAGGGAATTACAGAATTAAGAAATTCCAATCCGTGCACCACTGAAAATTAAGAACAAAGCAGTATTCAGGCAACAATCCAGTCGGGCTAATCTGTCCGACCTTTGCTGAACAACAAGATCCTTGTAATGCATCAGACATGATCTAATAATtgacaaattaaaacatcatcagATAAATTTGCAAATTTATTTACCATTAACCAACCAACATTTAACATTACAGCAGACTGCAAGTAGAAGTACaagataaatgttatttaattaaacaatgtgTCTATTTTTGACAGCCAGCAATTGTGACGATGGGCATGACGTGTTTGCCAAAGTGAAAGAGAACAGCCTGATGGGAACTTTTATTGCCAACCTCAGCTTCAATGCACAGCCATCATCATCCAATCATTTGCACTTAAAACTTTCTGGAAAAGATGCTGATTGGTTTTATCTGGAGGGAAGAACCATAAGACTGAACTCAACATCAACTAGGATTATTGATAGAGaggtaacataaaacaaaaatcagaaaCACTTTACtttaaggtgtctttgtttcatgtacatgtacttactattgtataataacaataaattatgcattattacattaaaataacccTAAACTAAACCATTATCCTAACCCTACCTATATATAGAgtgcatgtagttaattaatattattcagtccttaaatgtataattacactgtaacaaggaccttaaaataaagtgtaaccaaaaaatCTTCATATTATCATCTTCTGACATGATTTTGTTTAAACTATTAATATGATTTGCCTATAATGATATTACAGATACACGGCTCAGTTTTAACAGCATCTGTAAGGTGTTACGAACATAAAGCCCTACAGGTAAGTTGAATAATCTGTGACGTACAGCATTATCCGTTTAGAAAACTGGATTTATCAGTCCAATTTTCacttgtcaaataaaaataatgttgctgTCAGGCTGAACACAGGATCTTGGTAGAGGTTCTGAATGAGAATGACAACAAACCCGAGTTCCTACAAAGATCAGTTCAACCCCTGCAGCTCAGCGaggtaaaacaaaacacaacatacaTTCTCTTTGTTTGTTGTGTATTAACAttcactattgttcaaaagtttggggtcaatgtgaattctctctctctctctctctctctctctctctctatatatatatatatatataaaataatatttttattcaacatcaattaaattttttttttttttacttttttttcactttttttttaagtgacagtaaagacatataaagatataaatgctattcttttgaatatgaaacagcaactgttttcaatatttttaatattaataagaaatgtttcttgagcagcaaatcatcacattagaatgatttctgaaagagtaataatgctgaaaattcagctttgcatcacaggaataaattacattttaaaacataaacctgttatttgaaattgtaataatatttcacaatatttctgtaatattactgttttttgatcaaataaatgcatctctggtgagcataagagactttcaaaaacaaactttCAAGTCTTACTGATTCCCAAGTTTTTGAGCAGCATATTGCGTATATAAGCATATATTTTCTCCATCTCTCAGATTTTCTCCCATCTTGGATGTGTTTGTTTAGTTGACAGCGGTGAACTCTGTAGTGTTTACAGTCCAGGCCACAGATGCTGATGGAGACACACTCACATACGTCATCGATGAAACATCAGTAGGTGAACAAAACATTTCATCAGATCCACAGTAGAAACCTTCTGCTAGCCCTACTGCAGCCTCGTTTGACTTAAAGACcaaattctgtcaacatttactcatccttaagttgttccaaacctgtattactttctttcttctgttaaacacaaaagaagatagtttgaagaatgttagtaaccaaacagttgacggtagcgaaaaaaatactatggaagtcagtggctatcgtcaactatccctttaacctttTATTATGATACAGGGGCTTGATCATCTGTGGacttgtgtttgtgtatttccAGCCTGATGCCAGGTATTTTCGAGTGGACTTACCCAACAGTGGCAAAGTGGTTCTCAACAAGCCATTGGACTATGAGATCAAAACTCAGCTCCGACTGACTCTTTATGCAGTGGTAACACATACAGAAAACACTGATGataaaaatgtgagaaaaaactGAGCTGTTATTTACTCAGATATTGATGTGGCTTTAGGAGACGAACACAAATGAGCATTACAACACAACGGCAACAATAATCATCAATGTGATAGATGGGGACGACCAGTACCCACAGTTTCAGCCTTGCACTCTtctctcagccaatcacagcaaccGAATATGCGCCAATCCTCTGTACACTGCCAACATCACAGAGAACGAGCAGGTAACTCCTGTGAATATATAAAGACATATTAATgtagtgtcaaatgatccttcagaaaacatttcaatacgctgctcaaaaaaacatttcttattactgtatcatcaatgttgaaaacttttatttttgtggaaacatactTTTTCCTCCAGGGTTTTTGATGAATAGAGAATTCAGAAGaatagcttttatttgaaatacaaccCCAATCCCAAGTTGGGACTTTTTGTAAAACgcaataaaatcaagaatctgtgatttgttcattctcttgaacttttatttaattgttaaaagtacaaataaaagttATCCAAAGTCCTcactgaatgcactttaagtgtattttgtaaatatgaactaattttgattttgatggctGCCACACGTAaggtaaaataaaagtgaaaaagtcATAGAATTTCCACGTTAAAATGTTCTCCAACAGATCAAAGTAAACAGGTGAATTGGTAATAGGTCAGGGTATCATGTTTGGGTATAAAAGGAGCATTTCAGTCTTTGCAACCAAATTTCATGAAAGAAGTGTCCAacaaatcaaaaattacattttgcaatgcAAAATTGCAAATAATTTAGGTCTTTCACCAAATACCACAcctaatattgtgaaaagattcagggAATCCAGAGTAGGCAGAAAACCTCAGTTGAATGTGCATGGCCCCTTTGAGCCCTTAGATGGCATTGTAGAAGAACCATCATGCTGTGGTGTTAAATATAACCTAACTTAGATATAATGTGCTGGACTGGCCTGCTGCAGTCCAGATCTTACTCCTATTGAAAATGTATGAACAGTCAAGAAAAGGAGAATCAGACAATGACAATCACAGACTGCTGAGCATCTGAAGTCTTTTATTAAGCGAGATTGGACAAAAATGTAGCTTGCAAAACTTTAGCAAGTGTCCTCTATTCCCAAACAATGAAACATTGTAATTAAAAGGAAAGTTGATGTGACTCAGTTTTAAATGGCCTCTGACGTAATTTATTTGgagacaaaacaataaataaataacaatttgtttatatttacaaaataaaattaagttcaGTGAAAACActggaattttttatttgtaattaaataaaggTTATAGAGAACGAGCAGATAACGTTTTCTTAATTTTATGGCATTTCACAAAACATTCAAAATTTTCTGGAATTAGGGTTGTGGAAATCGTTTGCATATgcataaaagtctttactgtaatttttgatagatttaatacatccttgcagaaaaaaataaaacgtagTTACTGGCCCATGGTATGTACACGTATCTGATTCCTTCTTATCATCCATTTATTTGTCACTCAGGACATTGTCTTGGATTTCTTTCCGGGTCCGATTCAAGCTGTGGATGGTGATGAGGGTCTCAGAACACCAGTAAAGTACACCATCCTGTCAGGTGCTTCTCCTTCCTCTGCCACTGAACCTCACCAAACTCCTGGAACAAGAAACTGATATTGGTTATATATGTGTGTCTGCTGTGATACAGGGGCAGATAATGGCAGATTCGTCATTGACAGTAATTCTGGAGAGGTGAGGTTAACCAGACGTGTGGAGAACAGACTGCTGATCCCGACACTGAGACTACGTGTTATGGTGTGTCTGagataataattttttacatttaatattacaacaaatgtaatatataaataatattttaatatataaaaataataacttttctaaaaaaaaaaaaaaaaaaaagagggaattttttttttattaatttttctttttgaaattattgtgatgtttctgcTCAGGCAGCTCAGACGGATGACCCTCTGAAATATGCAGTGGCCACAGTTCTGGTGAGGGTCCTGGCAGAAAACAGGTTTCCGCCACAGTTTAGTCGTTCAACATACCATGGCTTTGTCAGCGAGAGAGCAAATCCTGCCTCACTCGTCATGACATACGGCAATAAATTACTTATCCTGGAGGCCACGGATCAAGATTTCACTGAGGTACGTGACTCAACAagatcacaacattacaaaaccACATAACAGTGACACCCCAGTGTCAACATCACAGAGACACTGGTTTAACAATCATTGCATGAAATATGGAGTTATGTTTCTGTTTGTGGGTTTAAGGGCTTCAATCCCAGACAGCAGTATTCTCTAAACTCCCAACACAACAGCTCTCAGCTCTTTTACATTACACAAGAAGGACTGCTCATCGCTAAAACCAGCCTGCTACACCCCGGCCACAAATATTTTCTAGAGGTATTACATAAGACTAAAACacttcatgatttaaaaaaatactacttCAGTCTTTCAACTTCAATATTTTACATTCAATTCAATGTGTTAATTACtttctctttgtatttatttgtacattttttataggCAGAATCTGAAAAATATTCCAGTACTGTTCTTAAAAATTGATGACTGTGTTGCAGGTTCTAGCCACTGATCTGGAATCAGGAGACACTGTTAAAGCTGCATTGCATGTAGAAGTTCTTCAGAAAGGTCAACCAGGTACTAGAAACTCTCTGGATTAGATCTTAATTAGgaatatacaaaaacataaaatatgtatcttttAATGAGTGCAACAACTAGACGTGAGCAATGTTTGTGCGAAGCTTTCCACTACATAAACTACCAGTCAAAAAGTTTTCTGAAGGATAATATGCAACAACAAAGACTGAAGTAGAGGCCGCTAAGAATTCAGTTTTGCATGGAACAGGAATTAAtccagttttaaaatatattcaaataggagattgttattttaaattgtaataatatttcacaacattactgttattactgtattttaagcaacgtttaaatatttcagcaacatttaaagattttttttaacttttgactggtagtgtataataACAATACATGGCTAAACACgtaataaataatacacaaatgTATTGTATAAGTTCCACAGGGTCCTTTGGGGGCGGGGCATGTGTATAGCGGTGAGACAGTGGGCAGGGCAGAGGGCGTGGCAGGGGTGTGTCTGATCCTGCTGGCCATGACCTTATTTACACTGGTGCGGTGCATACGGATGATCAGAGAGAAGCGGGATCCTGTCATCCGGACCAGTGTGGCTGACAACAGACATCCTAATGTGGTAAGACAAGATACAATTGAGCTCATAGATTTACACGTCCCTTGCAGAATAtacaaaatgttaatcattttaacaaaataagagggatcatgaaaattgcatgttattgTTTAATAGTATCCCgaataagctatttcacataacagatgtttaATATTATAAACAAGACAAAGTAATAACCGAATTCATAAAAAatgaccccattcaaaagtttacaaatcttaatactgtgtgtcatTTCCTGGATGATCCACTGCTGTGTTGTGATAGCTGTTCCTGACAGCTAGTTCAActtcctgctgttcttcagaaaaatcctccagctcctgcacattctttggttttccaacaTTTTTGGCAAATTTGAACACTTTTGAGCAGTGACTATGATTTAGACATCCATTTTTTCACATGGAGGACAATTGGGGGACTCATACATAACTACTTATAAGgttaaaacatttactgatgctcaaGATGGGAACTCAATACATTAAAAGCTGGGGCTGGGGGGTGTTATCTTTTTGAATTGGATGATCAgggtaaattgtacttattttgtataatattatgCACTGTGTtgccttcttgagcatcagtaaatgtttccACCTTTTGTAACAGCTGTgcatgagtccctcagttgtcctcagtgtggatGTCTATATTAGAACCCTTTAGTTGCTGGAAAACCAAATAATGTGCTCAGGACCAATGAGGGACTCTATCAAACtatcaaaacacaaaaaatcaGAGATGGATCATCCAGGAAACAACACAGATtcaagggtatgtaaacttttgaatggggtaaTTTTTTGCGAATTCAGTTATTTTGTCTTGTGCATTATGTGTgaaattatgtgaaatatcttattcaggacagtactgaataaaaataacatgcaattttcataATCCCTCTTATTtggttaaaattattaatattttgcatattttgcaaggGGCATGTAATCTTATGAGCAAAATTTTATATTCATGCAACCAACACAACAAACATGTTAGAGACAGCATATGTgcttaaaataaagataatactAGAGAAAAGATGCTTTGCATCACCAAAAAGAAAATTTCAATATTTGAACGCTTAAAATACTAGTCTCTGaaattataattttgcatttcttGATTTTTCATGTCTAGTGTCTGAGATGGTTTCGGATGGTGAGTTAATGTTATTCCATTCCACCTTTGTGAACCCCATTGTATTTTCATAAGGACAATTACTCAAATTTCCCATAGCAACCCTTCTGTATTTGTGCTTTTAAACAATAGAAATGTTTTCAGGGAACCAACTGTAAATCCAGCTGTTTTTCTCTGACAGATGAACCAGAGCCAACCAATGACTTTAGTGGAGGAAACATTCTCATATCACAACGAGGTTTTCAGTGAGTACGACCACTCCGCCTCACCTTTCTATGGCAAACAGGGCATCTACACCAAAATAGAGGAACCACCTCCATCAACATCAGTGGACTTACCATCAGTTCCCATCAACAAATCGTTACGGGAACCAAGACGCAATTATCTGGCACTGCGGCCCAACGGGAGGCCCGTGAACAGGTTTAACAATAAAACGGTGTCATTTCACGACTACGTTGTGGTTCGGGAATGGGATGAGGAGAGCGAAGAAAATACAGAGACTACGTTCACAACAGAGGTGGAGATCTGTCCTGATTTAGAAGAAATGGATTGTGAATTAGAAAGTGATGATTCAGATCTTCCAGAAGAAGAATTTCAGATCCAATCACAAATAATCACTTCATACTGTGATGACATATGCAGCGATTCAGAAAAACTCCATATGCATCTTAAAAGAGTGAACAGAGATTGTGAAACACATAATACAGAAGACAAATTTCATGCAAAACCACTGGAAATAAGGGACCAAAAAATAGCTGGAAAGCACAGATTCAAGTCTGATCTACAAAGACACTCAACTGAAAGTCCAGAAACAGATCGAACAGTAACACAAAACACTACACAAGCAGAGTTGTCTATTTTTC harbors:
- the LOC113117995 gene encoding cadherin-related family member 5; protein product: MVLRLIFSEQPLWKILIFCQLYSAVSRHSVIASNCDDGHDVFAKVKENSLMGTFIANLSFNAQPSSSNHLHLKLSGKDADWFYLEGRTIRLNSTSTRIIDREIHGSVLTASVRCYEHKALQAEHRILVEVLNENDNKPEFLQRSVQPLQLSELTAVNSVVFTVQATDADGDTLTYVIDETSPDARYFRVDLPNSGKVVLNKPLDYEIKTQLRLTLYAVETNTNEHYNTTATIIINVIDGDDQYPQFQPCTLLSANHSNRICANPLYTANITENEQDIVLDFFPGPIQAVDGDEGLRTPVKYTILSGADNGRFVIDSNSGEVRLTRRVENRLLIPTLRLRVMAAQTDDPLKYAVATVLVRVLAENRFPPQFSRSTYHGFVSERANPASLVMTYGNKLLILEATDQDFTEGFNPRQQYSLNSQHNSSQLFYITQEGLLIAKTSLLHPGHKYFLEVLHKTKTLHDLKKYYFSLSTSIFYIQFNVLITFSLYLFVHFL
- the LOC113117996 gene encoding uncharacterized protein LOC113117996, which gives rise to MTVLQVLATDLESGDTVKAALHVEVLQKGQPVPQGPLGAGHVYSGETVGRAEGVAGVCLILLAMTLFTLVRCIRMIREKRDPVIRTSVADNRHPNVCLRWFRMMNQSQPMTLVEETFSYHNEVFSEYDHSASPFYGKQGIYTKIEEPPPSTSVDLPSVPINKSLREPRRNYLALRPNGRPVNRFNNKTVSFHDYVVVREWDEESEENTETTFTTEVEICPDLEEMDCELESDDSDLPEEEFQIQSQIITSYCDDICSDSEKLHMHLKRVNRDCETHNTEDKFHAKPLEIRDQKIAGKHRFKSDLQRHSTESPETDRTVTQNTTQAELSIFQIETYIIDPKSLVSEADKPVINYSESFKTDGTRKSDDLNLDPQVSVAESSVQNIHDVINLQTHLSTLTLDPGQYNGSEERLGVETDNTPSSNLYYVNEDIATNLDDSSPEEESISNLDASSQHLNYLHDPHDTQIECFYYTDTDETNDGR